The following proteins are co-located in the Camelina sativa cultivar DH55 chromosome 12, Cs, whole genome shotgun sequence genome:
- the LOC104731915 gene encoding (E)-beta-ocimene synthase, chloroplastic-like, with the protein MCSIFLTPLQMAAQNLSFSSAFVCNSHHQNTQHFPCNAVSKTISPHAVSTVCRRSANYQPPLWDHQYLLSLQSIYVKEVETAEKAKLLKEEVRKKLGETYQGSVEQLEMIDSFQRLGISHHYKHEIHDILKNIHDQRGKIERESQDLHATSLEFFLLRQHGFDVSQDVFDVFKSETGVFRRTLRSDIKGLLSLYEASYLSTDSDFKLKETRLYASERLSEFVAESSKTIRREDEAYMLEMVKRALETPYHWSIRRLEARWYIHVYVNKHDMNPLLLEFAALDFNMLQANHQEELKLISSWWNSTGLTKQLDFVRDRITESYFWTIGIFYEPEFKYHRMILTKIFMLIVIMDDIYDIYGTIEELEIFTTVVEKWDVNHVERLPRYLKVCFLFLFNEVNQIGYDVLRDKGLNVIPYLKQVWADLFKTFLTEAKWYKTGHRPSFEEYMQNGVISSSVPAILLHLYFVLSDHISDQTLTDVSKNHHSVVRSCATILRLANDLATSTEEMARGDSPKSVQCYMYETGASEEEARGHMQSMIIDSWDVINSDSKRAHTSSLPNSFVAAAANLNRVVQCIYQHGDGHGSPEKTKIVDYIRSLFFNPVP; encoded by the exons ATGTGTTCCATTTTCCTAACTCCTTTACAAATGGCTGCTCAAAATCTCTCCTTCAGTTCAGCTTTTGTTTGCAACAGTCATCATCAAAACACTCAGCATTTCCCTTGCAACGCAGTCTCCAAAACGATCTCGCCTCATGCTGTCAGTACAGTCTGCCGCCGTTCCGCCAATTATCAGCCGCCTCTTTGGGATCATCAATATCTCCTCTCCCTCCAGAGTATATATGTG aaagaagTTGAAACCGCCGAGAAAGCTAAATTATTGAAAGAAGAGGTGAGGAAGAAACTAGGTGAAACTTATCAAGGTTCTGTTGAGCAGCTAGAAATGATCGATTCTTTCCAAAGACTCGGAATCTCGCATCACTATAAACACGAAATCCATGATATTTTGAAAAACATTCATGATCAACGCGGCAAAATTGAGAGGGAATCACAAGATCTTCATGCTACATCACTTGAATTTTTTCTCCTAAGGCAACATGGTTTTGATGTCTCGCAAG ATGTTTTTGACGTTTTCAAAAGTGAGACCGGAGTATTCAGAAGAACTCTACGCAGCGATATCAAAGGTTTACTTTCTCTATACGAAGCTTCTTATCTTTCAACTGATTCGGATTTTAAACTCAAGGAGACTAGACTTTATGCAAGTGAGCGATTAAGTGAATTTGTCGCGGAAAGTAGCAAAACTATTCGCAGAGAAGATGAAGCTTATATGTTAGAGATGGTGAAACGAGCACTAGAAACGCCGTACCACTGGAGCATACGAAGATTAGAAGCAAGATGGTATATACATGTTTACGTAAACAAGCATGATATGAATCCTCTATTGCTAGAGTTTGCAGCACTTGATTTCAACATGTTACAAGCTAATCATCAAGAAGAACTTAAACTAATTTCTAG TTGGTGGAACAGCACAGGACTTACGAAACAACTTGATTTCGTGAGAGACCGAATCACAGAGAGTTATTTTTGGACCATTGGAATATTTTACGAGCCAGAGTTTAAATACCACCGCATGATACTCACcaaaatatttatgttaattgtgATTATGGATGATATCTACGATATCTATGGTACAATAGAGGAGCTCGAAATTTTCACAACTGTAGTCGAAAA ATGGGATGTGAACCATGTTGAAAGACTTCCCAGATACTTGAaagtgtgttttctttttctattcaaTGAGGTCAACCAAATCGGATACGATGTTCTCAGAGACAAAGGACTTAACGTCATTCCTTACCTCAAACAAGTT tGGGCGGATCTATTTAAAACATTCCTAACGGAAGCGAAGTGGTACAAAACTGGACACAGACCAAGTTTCGAAGAATACATGCAAAACGGTGTGATATCGAGTTCTGTCCCAGCGATACTGCTCCACCTTTATTTCGTCCTCTCTGACCACATATCTGACCAAACCCTAACCGATGTTTCCAAAAACCACCACTCTGTTGTCCGGAGCTGCGCCACCATTCTCCGTCTTGCTAATGATCTCGCCACCTCAACG GAAGAGATGGCAAGAGGAGATTCACCGAAGTCAGTCCAATGTTACATGTACGAGACAGGAGCCAGCGAGGAAGAGGCCCGTGGACATATGCAAAGTATGATCATTGACTCTTGGGACGTCATTAACTCCGATTCCAAAAGGGCACATACTTCTTCACTTCCTAATAGTTTCGTGGCAGCCGCCGCAAATCTTAACCGAGTGGTACAGTGTATCTACCAGCACGGTGATGGCCACGGCAGCCCTGAAAAGACCAAGATCGTTGATTATATCCGCTCCCTATTCTTCAACCCCGTTCCTTGA